One bacterium genomic region harbors:
- a CDS encoding enoyl-CoA hydratase-related protein, with the protein MALQFLIVTMHDTVALVQLNRPKVLNALSLQVMDELVTTFETLDRDENVRCIVLTGDDRAFAAGADIEDMATATPIDMQTRDQFAKWDRIRRNKKPIIAAVNGFALGGGCELAMLCDLIICGENAKFGQPEISLGVMPGAGGTQRLTRAVGKALAMQMVLTGRMITAQEAYNAGLVVKVVPPEFTVKEALAIAKEIAAKPPLAVQLAKESINAVYETTLQEGLLLERKNFYLLFATQDQKEGMSAFLEKRKPKWSGK; encoded by the coding sequence ATGGCTTTACAATTTCTCATTGTAACGATGCATGACACAGTCGCCCTCGTCCAACTGAATCGACCGAAGGTGTTGAATGCGCTCTCGCTGCAAGTAATGGACGAGTTGGTCACGACCTTCGAGACGCTTGATCGGGATGAGAATGTCCGTTGCATCGTCTTGACCGGAGATGACCGCGCCTTTGCCGCCGGCGCCGATATCGAGGATATGGCGACTGCGACGCCGATCGATATGCAAACCCGCGACCAATTCGCCAAATGGGATCGTATCCGCCGCAACAAGAAACCGATCATCGCCGCCGTAAACGGTTTTGCATTGGGCGGTGGTTGCGAATTAGCGATGCTCTGCGACCTCATCATCTGCGGCGAGAATGCTAAATTCGGACAACCGGAAATTTCGCTTGGTGTGATGCCGGGTGCAGGTGGTACCCAACGTTTGACCCGGGCGGTGGGGAAAGCGCTCGCAATGCAGATGGTACTGACTGGACGGATGATAACGGCACAGGAAGCTTATAACGCCGGACTTGTAGTGAAAGTCGTCCCCCCTGAATTCACGGTAAAGGAAGCGCTTGCCATCGCAAAAGAAATCGCAGCAAAACCACCGCTTGCCGTACAGCTCGCGAAAGAATCGATCAATGCCGTGTATGAAACAACGCTACAAGAAGGACTCCTGCTCGAGCGGAAGAATTTCTATCTCTTGTTCGCAACACAAGATCAAAAAGAGGGGATGTCCGCATTCCTCGAGAAACGCAAACCCAAGTGGAGTGGGAAGTAA
- a CDS encoding enoyl-CoA hydratase/isomerase family protein: MTRRYVGKSPEELGFENLIYTKVDGVATVMINRPKVFNALNWQTLRELAAAFEDVSWDDTIGVMVLTGAGEKAFCTGADLDEQTNEFLERPRDYWKWMGAFIEAHERLKNIGKPTIARLNGIVVGGGNEFNIACDFAVAADDVYIRQVGPARGSVPAGGATQWLPLIIGDRRAREMLLLCEELDAKKAHEWGLINEVVPREELDTAVDIMAKKLLRRLPNVTRYTKTQLNFWRDLSWGLTVQHARDWLGVHTAYPEIYEGMRAFQEKRQPNYRAVRGQWENDDSPEYLWGAPTVVCSVCKMTCPSRSNYCPHCGHKLGDRE; encoded by the coding sequence GTGACCCGTCGTTATGTCGGAAAGTCGCCGGAGGAGTTAGGTTTCGAGAACCTCATCTATACCAAAGTCGATGGTGTTGCAACCGTAATGATCAATCGGCCGAAGGTGTTCAATGCGTTGAATTGGCAGACGTTGCGCGAACTTGCCGCCGCCTTTGAGGATGTTAGTTGGGACGATACGATTGGGGTGATGGTGTTAACCGGAGCCGGAGAGAAGGCGTTCTGCACCGGCGCCGATCTCGACGAACAGACCAACGAATTTCTCGAACGACCGCGCGACTACTGGAAGTGGATGGGCGCATTCATCGAAGCGCATGAGCGACTCAAGAACATCGGGAAACCGACGATTGCGCGATTGAACGGCATTGTTGTCGGCGGCGGCAATGAATTTAACATCGCCTGCGATTTCGCCGTGGCAGCCGACGATGTGTACATCCGCCAAGTCGGGCCCGCACGTGGGAGTGTTCCAGCGGGCGGCGCAACCCAATGGCTGCCGCTGATTATTGGCGACCGTCGCGCCCGCGAGATGCTCCTGTTATGTGAAGAACTCGATGCCAAGAAAGCGCACGAATGGGGTCTCATCAACGAAGTGGTTCCCCGGGAAGAACTCGATACCGCCGTCGATATAATGGCGAAAAAGCTGTTGCGGCGGTTGCCGAATGTCACCCGTTACACGAAGACGCAATTGAATTTCTGGCGCGATCTCTCGTGGGGACTTACGGTGCAACATGCCCGCGATTGGCTTGGCGTTCATACCGCCTATCCGGAAATTTACGAAGGGATGCGCGCGTTTCAGGAGAAGCGACAACCGAACTACCGAGCTGTCCGGGGGCAATGGGAAAACGACGATTCTCCCGAATATCTCTGGGGTGCGCCGACTGTGGTTTGTTCCGTATGTAAGATGACTTGCCCCTCCCGTTCCAACTATTGTCCCCATTGTGGACATAAATTGGGTGATAGGGAATAG
- a CDS encoding EthD family reductase, with amino-acid sequence MFKMIVFYQKPSDVEAFLTRYKNGHIQTLQALPGMTSFSLNIVDKSIIGEAPVWAYAEVCFPTLEAMKAAMKSPEMMMCGQDAMQFAASIMTVTTGHEEALS; translated from the coding sequence ATGTTCAAAATGATTGTGTTTTACCAGAAACCATCCGACGTCGAAGCATTCCTGACTCGCTACAAAAACGGTCACATCCAGACCTTGCAAGCGTTGCCGGGGATGACCTCGTTTTCGCTCAACATCGTCGATAAATCGATTATCGGCGAAGCGCCGGTGTGGGCGTATGCGGAAGTCTGTTTTCCCACGCTTGAGGCGATGAAAGCGGCAATGAAGTCACCGGAGATGATGATGTGCGGACAGGATGCAATGCAATTTGCCGCGAGCATCATGACCGTTACCACCGGACATGAGGAGGCGTTGTCGTGA
- a CDS encoding multiheme c-type cytochrome — protein MKSTTVWILLFTIVAALLLVGCEGKEGKQGPAGPAGQNGNNGQSAFTTTYVGDDATTCNSCHATTVASWKTTGHYWAYDSLDAASKAKPYCLQCHTTGYDSPANFADTSIVTRGPDRYGFDDYWPAQTAHDSMRLTALKNVQCEACHGPHNDVVYNRSHTPELSLMTRKVGGEYSSLCVKCHDTQLAEYDSSGHAHPMQVETPEDFYDEFVRATWSTNPVGSLNNCWECHTSEGFIKANDPDWAAMAMPARGNVDGVGCVTCHDPHSNGSGTAQLRNISDEVTTYFNAATNTPQRTFTGYGASQTCVQCHKDRRDSSSVRGQIVNGNTRFGPHGSPQMDMFVGGGAYEIPDSSLPGRTYNRTHVHQTAANASGRKACVMCHMNLTAESPQHHLHNFKPEVAACTGCHGGATSFASIVGSLNAGRNQLDTLAAQLERILTNNGAISLDSLGSPRNGQSTQKSRKAAWALRYYQNDKSHGAHNPAYAKDLLTNALNYLDSTNP, from the coding sequence ATGAAATCCACAACTGTTTGGATTCTTCTCTTTACCATCGTTGCAGCGTTACTGTTAGTTGGCTGCGAAGGTAAAGAAGGTAAACAAGGTCCTGCCGGCCCCGCCGGTCAAAATGGCAACAATGGGCAAAGTGCATTTACTACAACCTATGTCGGCGACGATGCCACGACCTGTAATAGCTGCCATGCGACTACTGTTGCATCTTGGAAGACAACAGGTCACTACTGGGCATACGACAGTCTTGATGCCGCCAGCAAAGCCAAACCATACTGTCTGCAGTGCCATACCACAGGTTACGACTCACCGGCAAACTTCGCCGATACGTCGATTGTTACCCGTGGTCCCGATCGCTACGGTTTCGACGATTACTGGCCGGCGCAAACCGCCCACGACAGTATGCGGTTAACCGCGCTCAAGAACGTCCAGTGCGAAGCCTGCCACGGCCCGCATAACGACGTCGTTTACAACCGTTCGCATACTCCGGAACTTTCGCTTATGACCCGTAAAGTCGGCGGCGAGTACAGCTCACTATGTGTGAAGTGCCATGATACGCAGCTCGCCGAGTATGATAGCTCAGGCCATGCCCATCCGATGCAAGTCGAAACCCCGGAAGATTTCTATGATGAATTCGTCCGTGCGACATGGTCGACCAACCCGGTTGGCAGTTTAAACAATTGCTGGGAATGCCATACGTCCGAAGGCTTCATCAAAGCGAACGATCCCGATTGGGCAGCGATGGCAATGCCAGCTCGCGGCAATGTCGATGGCGTAGGCTGCGTGACTTGCCACGATCCGCACTCGAACGGTTCGGGCACGGCACAATTACGTAACATTTCCGACGAAGTTACCACCTATTTCAATGCGGCGACCAACACCCCACAACGTACTTTCACCGGCTACGGTGCTTCGCAAACCTGTGTTCAGTGCCACAAGGATCGGCGTGACAGTTCATCCGTCCGCGGTCAAATTGTCAATGGTAACACTCGCTTCGGACCGCACGGCTCCCCACAAATGGATATGTTTGTTGGTGGTGGTGCTTATGAAATTCCCGACAGCTCGTTGCCGGGTCGCACCTATAACCGTACCCACGTCCACCAGACGGCAGCCAATGCCAGTGGCCGCAAAGCATGCGTTATGTGTCACATGAATCTGACAGCCGAATCGCCGCAACATCACCTGCACAACTTCAAACCGGAAGTTGCCGCATGTACCGGTTGCCACGGTGGCGCGACTTCGTTTGCTTCCATCGTCGGTTCGCTCAATGCTGGTCGTAACCAACTCGATACGTTGGCTGCGCAACTGGAACGTATCTTAACCAACAATGGAGCGATTTCCCTTGACTCGCTCGGTTCGCCGCGTAATGGTCAATCGACCCAAAAATCCCGTAAAGCCGCTTGGGCGCTTCGCTACTATCAGAACGATAAGAGCCATGGTGCGCACAACCCGGCCTATGCCAAGGACTTGTTAACGAATGCATTGAACTACTTGGATTCGACTAATCCGTAA
- a CDS encoding OprO/OprP family phosphate-selective porin, with translation MKLRISFFLVAMFGIFTMALAETTLTETTEQLAEVKGQVEGMNETMLEMKTTLDALAKIKISGYIQSQYQVSDGDGIGSYAGGNFPAGVHQRFAVRRGRFKINYDNKLTQYVVQLDVTQGGVGIKDAYLSIREPWTKNFELKAGGFDRPFGFEISYSSSSRETPERSRMFQVLFPGERDIGAQIAYSSESGPLSFLNAKLGVFNGMGVTANENDNNKDLIGRVGVMFPFIEKNMQLDGGVSFYMGKVRNNSKFVYELSDKKFKVDSTGTNAMQYHDRTYIGIDAQYYADLPVLGGMSARLEYISGDQPSTSSSNGFYNGTTANTPLYKRKVSGYYFNYVQNIGLKNQFVLKYDDFDPNTEVEGSDIGASGAGLTAADIQYSTLGLGWIYHWDGNVKFVFYYDMVTNETVNSAASGSLAAYTEDVKDNVFTIRLQYKF, from the coding sequence ATGAAACTTCGGATATCGTTTTTTCTTGTCGCGATGTTTGGCATTTTTACAATGGCGCTGGCAGAAACGACACTAACTGAGACAACAGAGCAACTTGCCGAAGTGAAAGGGCAAGTTGAAGGGATGAATGAGACGATGCTCGAGATGAAGACGACACTCGATGCATTAGCAAAAATTAAAATTTCCGGTTACATCCAATCGCAGTACCAAGTTTCCGACGGCGACGGCATCGGCTCCTATGCGGGCGGTAACTTCCCCGCCGGTGTACACCAGCGTTTTGCTGTACGTCGCGGCCGTTTCAAGATCAACTACGACAATAAGTTGACGCAGTATGTCGTCCAGTTGGATGTCACTCAGGGCGGCGTTGGCATCAAAGATGCGTACCTCAGTATAAGAGAGCCGTGGACAAAGAACTTTGAACTGAAGGCTGGTGGATTTGATCGTCCCTTTGGTTTTGAAATATCCTATTCCTCCAGTTCACGAGAAACCCCGGAACGGTCGCGGATGTTCCAAGTATTGTTCCCGGGCGAGCGCGACATTGGCGCTCAGATTGCATACTCCTCAGAGAGTGGTCCTTTGAGCTTCCTTAACGCGAAACTTGGCGTGTTTAACGGCATGGGTGTTACCGCGAACGAAAACGATAACAACAAAGACCTAATTGGCCGTGTTGGTGTGATGTTCCCCTTCATCGAGAAGAACATGCAGCTGGATGGTGGCGTATCGTTCTACATGGGTAAGGTTCGCAACAATTCGAAGTTTGTTTATGAGTTAAGCGACAAGAAGTTCAAAGTCGACTCGACTGGAACCAATGCGATGCAATACCATGATCGCACTTACATCGGCATCGATGCGCAGTACTACGCCGATTTACCGGTATTGGGTGGCATGTCGGCTCGACTCGAATACATCTCGGGCGATCAACCGTCTACCTCCTCCTCCAACGGTTTTTACAATGGTACTACTGCCAATACACCGCTATATAAGCGGAAGGTTTCCGGTTACTACTTCAACTACGTACAGAACATTGGTCTCAAGAATCAATTTGTACTGAAGTATGACGACTTCGATCCGAATACCGAAGTGGAAGGTAGTGACATCGGCGCTTCGGGGGCTGGATTAACCGCAGCCGACATCCAGTATTCCACGTTAGGTCTTGGTTGGATTTACCATTGGGATGGTAATGTGAAGTTTGTCTTCTATTATGATATGGTCACGAATGAAACGGTGAATAGTGCCGCATCCGGATCGCTTGCTGCCTATACCGAAGATGTGAAAGACAACGTCTTCACTATTCGCTTACAGTATAAGTTTTAA
- a CDS encoding phosphate ABC transporter substrate-binding protein: MKKNFVIAATLLIAIVVHAQSKSVITVKGSDTMVILAQRWAEIYMGTHSDLSVQVTGGGSGTGISALINGTTDIANASRPLKPSEREKMKQRYSSLGVEVKVAKDGLSVYLHESNPVRELSIEQIKQIYTKVITNWKQVGGPDAKIILYGRENNSGTYVYFKDNVLGGADFAPSVQSLPGTAAVVNAVSKDKNGIGFGGAAYGKGIKYCAVKKDASGIAYEPTEENIKSGAYPISRFLYMYLRNKPTGALKDYIDWILSPEGQSIVTKVGYFPVK, encoded by the coding sequence ATGAAAAAAAATTTCGTCATAGCAGCAACACTGCTAATCGCGATTGTAGTACACGCGCAATCGAAATCCGTCATCACAGTAAAGGGCTCGGATACCATGGTGATCCTTGCTCAACGATGGGCAGAAATCTACATGGGAACTCATTCCGACCTTTCCGTCCAGGTAACGGGTGGCGGATCGGGAACCGGTATCTCGGCGTTGATCAATGGTACTACCGACATTGCCAATGCGTCTCGTCCGCTTAAGCCAAGTGAGCGCGAAAAAATGAAGCAGCGCTATAGTTCGCTCGGTGTTGAAGTGAAAGTTGCGAAAGATGGGCTTTCGGTGTACTTGCACGAATCGAATCCCGTGCGTGAGTTGTCGATTGAGCAAATCAAGCAGATCTACACCAAAGTGATTACCAACTGGAAACAAGTCGGTGGTCCCGATGCGAAAATCATTCTGTACGGTCGTGAAAACAACTCCGGTACTTATGTATACTTCAAGGACAACGTATTAGGCGGCGCGGACTTCGCACCATCGGTACAATCGTTGCCAGGCACCGCGGCGGTCGTGAATGCCGTATCGAAGGATAAGAATGGTATCGGCTTTGGTGGCGCTGCTTACGGCAAGGGCATTAAGTACTGTGCCGTTAAGAAGGACGCTTCAGGCATCGCTTATGAACCGACCGAAGAAAACATCAAGTCGGGTGCATACCCGATCTCCCGTTTTCTTTACATGTACTTACGCAACAAGCCGACCGGCGCGTTGAAAGACTACATTGACTGGATTTTAAGCCCGGAAGGACAATCGATCGTAACCAAAGTCGGTTACTTCCCGGTGAAGTAG
- the pstA gene encoding phosphate ABC transporter permease PstA: protein MNNHFLGKSIIIAGAICAFAIVVVVIAIMLRIAVGGWDVMTWEFLTAVPKVGMTEGGIFPAIVGTFLLVVIMSIAGVPIGTITAIYLAEYAKQDSLYSRLVRFSVNTLSGVPAIVFGLFGLGFFIQFVGGGIDKFLLGGKELHWGQPNILWASMTMALLTLPVVIVSVEEAIKTVPRELREASMALGATKWQTIYKVVLPNSMTGILTGGILAVSRGAGEVAPILFTGAAYFLPDLPDSLSDQFMELGYHIYIMTTQSTDVEATKGLQFATTLVLLLLTFTLNFSAIFLRYRMRKVLK, encoded by the coding sequence ATGAACAACCATTTCCTCGGAAAGTCGATAATAATCGCGGGAGCGATTTGTGCCTTCGCAATTGTAGTGGTTGTCATTGCAATCATGCTGAGAATCGCGGTAGGCGGTTGGGATGTAATGACGTGGGAATTTCTTACCGCGGTTCCCAAAGTCGGGATGACGGAAGGTGGAATTTTTCCGGCGATTGTTGGAACATTTTTACTCGTAGTGATTATGTCGATTGCGGGCGTTCCAATTGGAACGATTACCGCGATTTATCTTGCCGAGTATGCGAAACAGGACTCGTTGTATTCGCGTTTGGTACGCTTCTCAGTAAATACCTTGTCGGGAGTGCCGGCGATTGTATTCGGGTTGTTCGGGTTAGGTTTCTTCATTCAATTTGTCGGAGGTGGCATCGACAAGTTTTTGTTGGGTGGGAAGGAACTCCATTGGGGACAACCGAACATCCTGTGGGCAAGTATGACGATGGCGTTGTTAACTCTCCCGGTAGTAATCGTTTCGGTTGAAGAAGCAATTAAAACGGTACCGCGTGAATTGCGTGAAGCAAGCATGGCGTTGGGTGCGACGAAGTGGCAAACGATCTACAAAGTAGTGTTGCCCAATTCGATGACCGGTATTCTAACCGGGGGCATTCTTGCCGTGAGCCGTGGCGCCGGGGAAGTTGCACCGATTCTGTTTACGGGAGCTGCCTACTTCTTACCTGATCTACCCGATTCACTTTCCGATCAATTCATGGAATTGGGATATCATATCTACATTATGACGACGCAATCGACCGATGTCGAAGCGACGAAGGGGTTACAATTCGCAACAACGCTGGTGTTGCTCTTGTTAACCTTTACCTTGAATTTTTCGGCAATATTTCTCCGTTACCGGATGCGTAAAGTGCTAAAGTAA
- a CDS encoding HAMP domain-containing histidine kinase — translation MKFRTRLFLTMTGFVVFIVVVSIAVVSYRFRSSTIQQIRAEFEWEHYKVNRFQQFEIQSLIGQAVNVSQDPRLRGSIATGDQPTILRSVTETALNYDYDLFWLLTPDGVVRARGETPLAWGDTLAREPAIRDAMHGYDSGDIWLRNEKLYHIAVAPVRSGNAVIAILLIGHRFDRGFANRFSELTDLELVFLNERQVLSSQTDNLNEMVLTAIKEIAKKPLCQMNRIPQIPVTNHSDSTVAAFVTFPLGKEPHAGALFRLNDVAGAQLATGVVYKSLQPEYLQLYRIQQAIILVGVLAILISIIASFFITKQITRPIEQLVVSSASLGRGNLETPIATQSNDEIGALGKALDEMRLSLLAARSDLIRGERLSTIGQMASGIIHDFKQPITAIYGYIDLLALPGVPDEFRKEHRDAVMKQIDRMLSMINELLDFARGDRKLQKQWIPLWRFIEEIKAPFERECRTRQICIQTKLDWEGELFIDEKKLQRGFENIIRNAVQVLPDGGRVELSAKRENGSVTFAIHDDGPGIPDKVKEHLFDPFVTFGKKDGTGLGLAVAQKVVTEHGGTITVESAVGSGTTFYLKIPYELPKEETV, via the coding sequence ATGAAGTTTCGAACGCGATTGTTTCTGACAATGACGGGATTCGTCGTGTTTATTGTAGTAGTCTCCATCGCAGTGGTTAGCTACCGATTCCGGTCGTCGACAATTCAACAAATTCGAGCAGAGTTTGAATGGGAACATTACAAAGTCAACCGGTTTCAGCAATTCGAGATTCAATCGCTGATCGGGCAAGCGGTTAATGTATCGCAAGACCCTCGCCTCCGGGGTAGTATCGCTACCGGAGACCAACCGACCATCCTCCGTTCCGTAACCGAAACCGCATTGAATTACGACTACGATTTATTCTGGCTGCTGACGCCTGACGGGGTTGTGCGGGCGCGAGGGGAAACCCCGTTAGCATGGGGTGACACACTGGCTCGCGAGCCGGCAATCCGCGATGCGATGCATGGTTACGATTCGGGCGATATCTGGCTGCGGAACGAAAAATTGTATCACATCGCCGTCGCACCAGTCCGTAGCGGGAATGCTGTCATAGCGATACTCTTGATTGGACATCGGTTCGACCGTGGTTTCGCCAACCGGTTCAGCGAACTCACCGATTTAGAGTTGGTGTTTTTAAATGAGCGGCAGGTACTTTCATCGCAAACCGATAATTTAAACGAAATGGTACTGACGGCGATTAAAGAAATAGCGAAAAAACCGTTGTGTCAAATGAACCGGATTCCGCAAATTCCGGTGACCAACCATAGCGATTCCACGGTAGCTGCTTTCGTAACGTTTCCCTTGGGGAAAGAACCGCATGCCGGTGCATTGTTTCGGCTAAACGATGTTGCGGGAGCACAATTGGCGACCGGCGTTGTCTATAAATCGTTGCAACCGGAGTACCTCCAGCTTTACCGGATTCAACAAGCGATTATTCTGGTGGGTGTGTTGGCAATTCTGATCTCGATTATCGCCTCTTTTTTTATCACGAAACAGATTACCCGCCCGATTGAACAATTGGTCGTTTCCTCGGCATCCTTAGGAAGAGGAAATTTGGAGACACCGATTGCAACGCAGAGCAACGATGAAATCGGCGCATTGGGGAAAGCGCTCGATGAGATGCGTCTGTCGTTGTTAGCCGCTCGGTCGGATTTGATTCGCGGGGAGCGGCTTTCAACTATCGGACAAATGGCTTCGGGAATCATTCACGATTTTAAACAGCCGATCACAGCAATTTATGGGTACATCGATTTATTGGCGCTGCCGGGCGTTCCCGACGAGTTTCGCAAGGAGCATCGCGACGCGGTCATGAAGCAAATCGACCGGATGCTCTCGATGATCAACGAATTGCTCGATTTTGCCCGCGGCGACCGGAAACTACAAAAACAGTGGATTCCCTTATGGCGGTTTATCGAAGAGATTAAAGCACCATTCGAGCGAGAATGCCGTACTCGTCAAATCTGTATCCAAACGAAACTCGATTGGGAAGGTGAGCTCTTCATCGATGAGAAGAAACTGCAGCGCGGATTCGAGAATATTATCCGCAACGCGGTGCAGGTGCTGCCGGATGGGGGGCGGGTCGAACTATCGGCGAAGCGGGAAAACGGCTCGGTAACGTTTGCAATTCATGACGATGGCCCTGGTATTCCTGATAAAGTTAAAGAGCATTTGTTCGACCCCTTCGTTACTTTCGGCAAGAAAGACGGCACCGGTTTGGGATTGGCGGTAGCGCAAAAAGTCGTTACGGAACATGGTGGAACGATTACCGTAGAGAGCGCCGTCGGTTCTGGCACGACCTTTTATTTGAAAATCCCGTATGAATTGCCGAAGGAGGAGACGGTATGA
- the hisS gene encoding histidine--tRNA ligase: MKANRTVPRLYKGFRDIFAADLQMRNWMIDRIRTVYERYGFAPLETPAIEYVDVLGKFLPEADQPDGGIFSFRNEDQDWIALRYDLTAPLSRVVAQYPELPRPFRRYQVGPVYRFEKPGPGRFREFYQFDFDTVGASSMMADAEVCMIIAETLEALGIERGQYLVKVNDRKILSGVLESAGLLEYTKDVTYKGSNGEEVTKTITAADILRSIDKLDKIGIPGVKQLLSGGRRDQSGDFTPGCQLSDEAIAVIEAYLNTQGATRLAVCDQWEKIVGESKIGLEGVAELREIDGILSALGIDESQVIYDPTIVRGLAYYTGPVFEAVLTFPIFDEKGEEKQFGTVFGGGRYDSLIERFTGQKVAATGASVGVDRLLAALKLLGKVPNRSSTAQVLVTVMDKKSGAEYAKIAKELREAGINAELFTGNGNIGKQLKYADHCNIPFALIAGENEFAAGEVQIKDLWLGKELSEQIAGREEWRRDRPAQSTVKREELVAFLKEALQ; the protein is encoded by the coding sequence ATGAAAGCGAATCGTACCGTACCCCGGTTGTACAAAGGGTTTCGCGATATTTTTGCCGCTGATCTGCAGATGCGGAATTGGATGATCGACCGTATCCGTACGGTCTATGAGCGCTACGGTTTCGCTCCGCTCGAGACACCCGCCATCGAGTACGTCGACGTGTTGGGGAAGTTCCTGCCGGAAGCCGATCAACCGGATGGCGGTATCTTCTCTTTTCGCAATGAGGATCAGGACTGGATTGCTTTGCGATACGATTTAACCGCACCGCTCTCGCGGGTAGTGGCACAGTACCCGGAGTTGCCGCGGCCATTCCGCCGCTATCAGGTGGGGCCGGTGTATCGTTTCGAGAAACCGGGACCGGGACGGTTCCGTGAATTCTACCAATTCGATTTCGATACGGTCGGCGCGTCCTCGATGATGGCGGATGCCGAAGTCTGTATGATCATCGCCGAGACATTGGAGGCGTTGGGAATCGAGCGAGGACAATACCTCGTGAAAGTAAACGACCGGAAAATCCTTTCGGGCGTACTGGAATCGGCGGGGCTGCTCGAATACACGAAGGATGTGACGTACAAAGGGTCGAATGGGGAAGAAGTCACGAAAACAATCACCGCCGCCGACATTCTCCGCAGTATCGATAAACTCGATAAGATTGGCATACCCGGCGTTAAGCAACTGCTCAGCGGTGGGCGGCGCGACCAGTCGGGCGACTTTACTCCCGGCTGTCAACTATCCGACGAAGCGATTGCTGTCATCGAAGCATACTTGAATACGCAAGGTGCAACCCGGCTTGCCGTGTGCGACCAATGGGAGAAAATCGTCGGTGAATCGAAGATCGGACTCGAAGGGGTCGCCGAACTCCGTGAAATAGATGGGATCCTCTCGGCGCTCGGTATCGACGAATCGCAGGTGATTTACGATCCGACGATTGTCCGCGGGTTGGCGTACTACACCGGCCCGGTGTTTGAAGCGGTACTCACATTTCCCATCTTCGACGAAAAGGGTGAGGAAAAACAATTTGGAACGGTGTTCGGTGGCGGTCGTTACGACAGTTTAATCGAACGCTTCACCGGTCAAAAGGTTGCCGCGACCGGCGCCAGCGTCGGCGTTGACCGATTGCTTGCCGCTTTGAAACTACTCGGGAAAGTTCCCAACCGCAGCTCGACCGCGCAAGTACTCGTAACAGTAATGGATAAAAAATCCGGTGCGGAATATGCGAAGATTGCGAAGGAGTTGCGCGAAGCCGGGATCAATGCGGAGCTGTTTACCGGCAACGGCAATATCGGCAAACAACTCAAGTATGCCGATCATTGCAATATCCCGTTTGCGCTAATCGCCGGGGAGAATGAATTTGCAGCGGGGGAAGTGCAAATCAAAGATTTATGGTTAGGGAAAGAACTCTCGGAACAAATCGCCGGCAGGGAAGAGTGGCGCCGCGACCGTCCTGCACAATCGACTGTGAAGCGGGAAGAGTTAGTCGCATTTTTGAAGGAAGCGTTGCAGTAG